The segment GCGTGTTGTGAGCCTCAGCGATTTATCACGCTTCAGGGAGCTCCGATACCTGCGCAAGTCTGATTAGTCGGCTCAAGTTCGGCTTAGAACTATAGCGGGCCGACGGATCACCCGGTAGTCAATTGTCCGAATAGCCGTTTTTCGGCAAAGTGATTGCTGCCAATCGACTCGTTACGGCCTTTCGATGAGCGCTAAATCGCCAAGGTACTCATCGAGGATCGCGGGCGTGTCATGGTTCGTCACCGATTGTTATTTCAAAATGATCCACCGCTCAACGTCCACCTAAGTTTCCCTGACGACCTTTTTAGCCTCTTTGTCATCGCGAAGCGCAACGAATTTGGTGTGTCTCAGATGGTCGGCACCGGTCCACTCCAGAAATCCTATTTGAGCTACGGCCTCGGGCTTCAGCCACAATGTCGAATGCAGGACTATGCCGCATGGCTGCTGCCAGAGTTGCCCTTACTGCATTGAGCGCGACTTTGTTCGGCATAATTAGTCTGAGTTTTCCTGCACGGAAACACCGATTGCCATTCCACTGGAGAGGGCAAATCAGCTATCAGAGGACCGAGTTCAGGCGCCCATCACGGCCCGAATAGTGGTGAGACTGGAAAGTCTTGTGTCCGCGCTGTTCGCTGAGTGCGTTGGCGATCGATCTCACAGAGATTCAGACACGCACATCGTCTCTAACTCTGAGGCTCGATCATCCTGGAGTTACGCTGCTTTATGGTAATCACTCGTCAAACTCCGTCAGATTGACCGCTTTGGGGTTGGGATATTTCTCCAGTGACTTCTGGTATTGCCCGATCAAGCGCAAGTACTGGTTGATCACCCAGCCGTGCGTGGCGAGGATATTTACTTCCTCGCGCGGGTCCGCCTCGATGTTGAAAATCGCGGGAAAGCCATTCCCTTCTTCACGGAAACCGCCAAGACCCTGCATATTCATGTTGGAACTCACGAACTGCTTGGGATAGAGCCGGAACTCGTGCCAGCGCACCGCCACGAGCTCTTCGCCTATGAACGTGAGCAAGCTATCGCGGTTGGAGTTAGGCTGCTTACCCATGAAGAACCCGCTCTGGTCCACACCGTCGATGGGCCGGTCGTCTGGGACCTTCGCGCCGATGATCTTCGCCAGCGTCGGGAAGAAGTCGTGGATGGAAACCATCTCATTGCGCGCGCGGGGCGCGATCTTCCCCGGCCACCTGACCATGCACGGCACGCGCAGCGACCCCTCCAGAGCACTGCCCAGTTCGCCCCGGAACGGGAGGTTTGAACCGCCGCGGAACTCGGCCGGCGCCCCCGTCGGGGTGGAACCATTGTCCGAAAGCCAGATCACGATGGTGTTGTCCTCGATGCCGGCGGCCTTAATGGCGTCCAACACCTGGCCGGTGCGGTAGTCGAGTTCCATCACCGCATCGCCATAAGGACCGATGCGCGACTTTCCGGTGAACTCGGGAGGGACGACAGAGGGGTAGTGGGTGTGTGTAAAGCCGACGTAGAGGAGGAACGGCTCCTTCTCCTTAGCCTGGCGGGTGATGTAATCCACGGAGGCCTTGGCAATGTCGCCCTCGACCTGCCGACGGTATTCCGGGGTGTAAGGCCGGGCCTTCGTCAGTTTGCCCGTCGCATCGGATTCCCAGATGCCGGGCTCCACCGCAGCTATGGCCGATTCTGGCAATCCGGCGCGCGTCATCAGGCCGCGATATAGGGTGCCGTCGGTTGTCTCGATCACGCCTACGTGATACTCGTCGAAGCCCTGGCGCGTCGGCCAGCTAACCTCGCTCGCTCCTAGATGCCACTTGCCGACCATGCCGGTGTGGTAGCCCTCGCTCTTGAACAGTTTGGCCAAAGTCACTTCGTTCGATTGGAGGGTATTGGGCGTGCCACCGAGGATGATGGTGCCAAGACCCGCGCGCTGCGAATAGCGGCCGGTCAACAGCGCCGCGCGGGCCGGCGTGCATGCGGGTTCCACCAAGAACTGCGTGAGTCGCAAACCCTCACTCGCGAACTGGTCGATGCGTGGCGTCGGCATGCCCCGGACTTCCCCCGCGCCGTAGGCACCCAGGTCGTTGTAGCCAACGTTGTCGGCCAGCATGATGACGATGTTGGGCTTGGTTTGGACATTCTTTGCGATCGCCTTCATATCACTCCTTTAAGTTTCCTTTGTACTTGTCCAACTAACCCTGAGATCAGCTGTCAAGCGCACTTTCAAGGACGGACAGCCTGCCTTGGATATCTAAAGCAAAAACTAGCTCGGCTCGCAGCGGGAAAAACTCATTCGTCTAACATCGATGGATTCTGAGCGCCTCTTAAATTCTTAGAGAACGCTTCAGGAATAGCCACTAGCAAAACTGTCAGTCTGCACGGAAATCCTCTGGACTTCGTGGGAGCGCTCCCGAGTTACAGTCAGGCAGGAAACCGAGTGTCAAGTGGCGACAACA is part of the Tunturibacter empetritectus genome and harbors:
- a CDS encoding arylsulfatase, yielding MKAIAKNVQTKPNIVIMLADNVGYNDLGAYGAGEVRGMPTPRIDQFASEGLRLTQFLVEPACTPARAALLTGRYSQRAGLGTIILGGTPNTLQSNEVTLAKLFKSEGYHTGMVGKWHLGASEVSWPTRQGFDEYHVGVIETTDGTLYRGLMTRAGLPESAIAAVEPGIWESDATGKLTKARPYTPEYRRQVEGDIAKASVDYITRQAKEKEPFLLYVGFTHTHYPSVVPPEFTGKSRIGPYGDAVMELDYRTGQVLDAIKAAGIEDNTIVIWLSDNGSTPTGAPAEFRGGSNLPFRGELGSALEGSLRVPCMVRWPGKIAPRARNEMVSIHDFFPTLAKIIGAKVPDDRPIDGVDQSGFFMGKQPNSNRDSLLTFIGEELVAVRWHEFRLYPKQFVSSNMNMQGLGGFREEGNGFPAIFNIEADPREEVNILATHGWVINQYLRLIGQYQKSLEKYPNPKAVNLTEFDE